A window of Mangifera indica cultivar Alphonso chromosome 13, CATAS_Mindica_2.1, whole genome shotgun sequence contains these coding sequences:
- the LOC123194663 gene encoding coiled-coil domain-containing protein 25, giving the protein MVFYFKARPEAGDYPIFMGLDKYENEELIKYGFPEDIWFHVDKMSSAHVYLRLHRGQTIDDISEGVLEDCAQLVKANSIQGNKVNNIDVVYTPWSNLKKTGSMDVGQVGFHNSKMVRTVRVEKRINEIVNRLNKTKVERKPDLKAEREAANAAERAERKLQLRDKKRQEEMERLEKEKQAEIRSYKGLMVSEKMTSNKQIASQSKSLQELEEDFM; this is encoded by the exons ATGGTTTTCTACTTCAAAGCCCGACCAGAGGCAGGCGATTACCCCATCTTCATGGGTCTCGACAAGTACGAGAACGAGGAACTCATAAAATACGGCTTCCCCGAAGACATTTG gttTCATGTGGATAAAATGTCTTCTGCTCATGTTTATTTACGATTGCACAGAGGTCAGACTATTGATGATATAAGTGAAGGCGTTTTGGAAGATTGTGCTCAGCTTGTCAAAGCAAATTCTATTCAAG GCAACAAGGTGAATAATATTGATGTTGTTTACACTCCATGGTCCAATTTAAAGAAAACTGGTTCCATGGATGTTGGCCAAGTTGGTTTCCACAATTCAAAAAtg GTTCGCACTGTGAGGGTGGAGAAGCGGATAAATGAGATAGTTAATAGATTGAACAAAACAAAAGTGGAAAGGAAACCGGATTTAAAAG CTGAGCGAGAAGCAGCAAATGCTGCAGAAAGAGCTGAGAGGAAACTTCAGCTGAGAGATAAA AAACGGCAGGAGGAGATGGAAAGGCTTGAAAAGGAGAAACAGGCAGAGATCAGGAGCTACAAGGGATTGATGGTCTCCGAAAAGATGACATCTAACAAACAGATTGCTTCACAAAGCAAGTCCTTGCAGGAATTGGAAGAGGACTTTATGTAA
- the LOC123194659 gene encoding aspartate aminotransferase, cytoplasmic — protein sequence MIPELTLPAGYASSAADRRLNALLRHLSSSAMDTHNSVSPSPTSSFQYDSVFSHVVQAPEDPILGVTVAYNKDPSPVKLNLGVGAYRTEEGKPLVLSVVRKAEHQLVNDRARIKEYLPIIGLAEFNKLSAKLIFGADSPAIQENRVTTVQCLSGTGSLRVGAEFLAKHYHQCTIYIPQPTWGNHPKVFTLAGLSVKTYRYYDPATRGLNFQGLLEDLGSAPAGAIVLLHACAHNPTGVDPTLQQWEQIRHLIRSKKLLPFFDSAYQGFASGSLDGDAQSVRLFVADGGECLVAQSYAKNMGLYGERVGALSIVCKTADVAGKVESQLKLVIRPMYSNPPIHGASIVAAILRDRNLYNEWTIELKAMADRIISMRHQLYDALRARGTPGDWSHIIKQIGMFTFTGLNSKQVAFMTKEYHIYMTSDGRISMAGLSSRTVPHLADAIHAAVTQVV from the exons ATGATCCCGGAGCTTACATTACCCGCCGGCTACGCTTCTTCAGCAGCTGATCGCAGACTAAATGCTCTGTTGAGACACCTCTCATCATCAGCCATGGACACTCATAATTCAGTTTCTCCTTCACCGACTTCTTCCTTTCAGTACGACTCCGTTTTCTCCCATGTTGTTCAAGCCCCTGAAGATCCCATTCTCGGC gtgACGGTTGCATATAACAAAGATCCGAGTCCAGTTAAGTTGAATCTAGGCGTGGGAGCTTATCGGACAGAG GAAGGAAAGCCTCTTGTTTTGAGTGTTGTGAGAAAAGCAGAACACCAGCTTGTTAATGATAG AGCGCGTATTAAAGAATACCTTCCAATTATTGGATTGGCTGAATTCAACAAATTGAGTGCTAAGCTCATTTTTGGTGCAGATAG CCCTGCTATTCAAGAGAACCGTGTTACTACAGTTCAGTGCTTGTCTGGAACTGGTTCATTGAGGGTTGGAGCTGAATTTTTGGCTAAACATTATCATCAA TGCACAATATACATTCCCCAGCCAACATGGGGAAATCACCCAAAAGTCTTTACTCTGGCAGGATTATCTGTGAAAACCTACCGTTATTATGATCCTGCGACACGTGGGCTGAACTTCCAAG GCCTGCTGGAAGATCTTGGTTCTGCCCCAGCTGGTGCCATTGTGCTCCTTCATGCTTGCGCTCATAATCCCACTGGTGTTGATCCCACCCTTCAGCAGTGGGAGCAGATCAGGCATTTGATTAGATCAAAGAAGTTGCTACCTTTCTTTGATAGTGCTTATCAG gGTTTTGCAAGTGGAAGTCTGGATGGAGATGCACAATCGGTTCGTTTGTTTGTTGCTGATGGTGGTGAATGCCTTGTGGCGCAAAGTTATGCCAAGAACATGGGGCTCTATGGGGAGCGTGTCGGCGCCCTAAGCATT GTCTGCAAAACAGCTGATGTGGCAGGCAAGGTTGAAAGCCAGCTGAAGCTTGTGATCAGGCCTATGTATTCAAACCCACCCATTCATGGTGCATCTATTGTTGCTGCCATCCTGAGGGACAG GAACCTGTACAATGAATGGACTATTGAGTTAAAGGCAATGGCTGACCGTATCATCAGCATGCGACACCAACTTTATGATGCTTTACGTGCTAGGG GTACTCCTGGTGATTGGAGTCACATTATTAAGCAGATTGGAATGTTTACTTTCACTGGACTGAACTCCAAGCAAGTCGCATTTATGACAAAAGAGTACCATATTTATATGACATCTGATGG GAGGATAAGCATGGCTGGCCTGAGTTCCAGGACAGTTCCACATCTTGCAGATGCTATTCATGCGGCTGTAACTCAAGTTGTTTAA
- the LOC123194664 gene encoding sulfite exporter TauE/SafE family protein 3-like: MAEFGGKWRVFRPILVVFFNFLLAFVFAKADRGLKLEDLGSNEPGKKESNFLLKTVNFLWQSDQSGYHHVWPEIKFGWQIVLGTIIGFFGAAFGSVGGVGGGGIFVPMLTLIIGFDAKSATAISKCMIMGAAGSTVYYNLKLRHPTIDMPIIDYDLALLIQPMLMLGISIGVAFNVIFADWMVTVLLIVLFLGTSTKAFFKGVETWKKETIMKEEAAKLLESNGAGSAEMQYKPLPSGPSSETQKDSLDREVTILENVYWKELGLLVFVWVAFLGLQITKNYTSTCSVAYWVLNLMQIPVSFGVSLYEAVSLYKGNRVIASKGDDGKCLQVHQLATYCAFGVLAGIVGGLLGLGGGFIMGPLFLELGVPPQVSSATATFAMTFSSSMSVVEYYLLKRFPVPYALYFVAVATVAAFIGQHVVRKLIILLGRASLIIFILAFTIFVSAISLGGIGISNMIKMIEAHDYMGFENLCKYDA; this comes from the exons ATGGCGGAATTTGGAGGGAAATGGCGGGTTTTCAGACCCATATTAGTGGTTTTCTTCAACTTCTTGTTAGCTTTTGTGTTTGCTAAAGCTGATAGAGGCTTAAAACTTGAAGATTTAGGATCCAATGAACCaggaaaaaaagaatcaaattttcttctcaaaacTGTTAATTTCTTATGGCAATCTGATCAATCTGGTTATCACCATGTTTGGCCG GaaataaaatttggatggcAAATTGTTCTGGGCACTATTATTGGATTCTTCGGAGCTGCTTTTGGAAGTGTGGGTGGAGTCGGTGGTGGTGGAATTTTTGTTCCCATGCTTACCCTGATTATTGGGTTTGATGCAAAATCAGCCACAGCTATTTCAAAAT GCATGATTATGGGTGCGGCAGGCTCAACCGTTTACTATAACCTTAAGCTAAGGCATCCTACAATTGATATGCCCATCATTGACTATGATCTTGCTTTGCTGATTCAACCAATGCTCATGCTGGGAATCAGTATAGGTGTTGCATTCAATGTTATATTCGCTGACTGGATGGTCACGGTTCTACTCATTGTTCTCTTTTTAG GTACATCAACCAAGGCATTCTTCAAGGGTGTCGAGACATGGAAAAAAGAAACCATTATGAAAGAG GAGGCTGCGAAGCTTTTGGAATCTAATG GTGCTGGTTCTGCCGAGATGCAGTATAAGCCTCTCCCCAGTGGTCCAAGCAGTGAAACTCAAAAGGATTCTCTGGACCGAGAA GTGACTATTTTGGAGAATGTCTATTGGAAGGAACTTGGACTTCTTGTATTTGTTTGGGTTGCATTCCTTGGACTACAAATCACCAAG AATTATACATCTACATGTTCCGTAGCATATTGGGTATTGAATTTAATGCAG ATCCCAGTTTCTTTTGGGGTATCTCTGTATGAGGCTGTTAGCTTGTACAAAGGAAATAGAGTAATAGCTTCAAAGGGAGATGATGGAAAATGTTTACAAGTGCACCAGCTTGCTACCTATTGTGCCTTCGGAGTATTGGCTGGCATTGTTGGTGGGCTGCTTGGACTAGGAGGAGGATTTATCATGGGTCCACTGTTTTTGGAGCTGGGAGTTCCTCCTCAG GTCTCAAGTGCCACTGCTACCTTTGCTATGACCTTCTCCTCATCCATGTCAGTTGTAGAATATTACCTTCTGAAACGTTTTCCTGTTCCTTACG CTCTCTACTTTGTTGCTGTGGCTACTGTTGCTGCATTTATTGGGCAGCATGTCGTGAGAAAACTGATTATTTTATTAGGAAGGGCGtcgcttatcatcttcattttagCCTTTACAATATTTGTTAGTGCAATATCTCTAG GTGGAATTGGTATATCAAACATGATCAAGATGATTGAAGCACATGACTACATGGGATTCGAGAACCTCTGCAAGTATGATGCTTAG
- the LOC123194661 gene encoding la protein 1-like: MEEQLLHHLEYDVNQEDVSTFFSQYAKVNSVRLPRHVADKRLFCDTVLIEFSTEEDAENVLKKSLVYAGVDLELKPKKEFDEEQAKEVKKLRNFVHICIRVTKTIQILKQSNLEHYMSSICPSVHSKANNHNQIFCTHDDGCYPKALIVGFTLKNAVSRDKNETCETADDSANKVNGELDSTENVTKENEQMGR; the protein is encoded by the exons ATGGAAGAACAATTGTTGCATCACCTAGAATATGATGTGAATCAGGAAGATGTGTCGACCTTTTTCTCTCAATATGCTAAG GTTAATAGCGTGAGGTTGCCTCGGCATGTAGCAGATAAAAGGTTGTTTTGCGATACTGTTTTGATTGAGTTTTCAACAGAGGAAGATGCAGAAAACGttttgaagaaaagcttggtttatGCAGGTGTTGATCTAGAACTGAAGCCAAA GaaagaatttgatgaagaaCAAGCCAAGGAGGTCAAGAAGTTGAGAAATTTTGTCCACATATGCATTCGAGTCACAAAAACAATTCAAATCCTGAAGCAAAGTAATTTAGAACACTATATGAGCTCTATTTGTCCTAGTGTCCACTCCAAAGCAAACAATCATAACCAAATTTTCTGCACTCATGATGATGGTTGTTATCCGAAGGCCTTAATTGTTGGATTCACATTGAAGAATGCAGTAAGTCGGGACAAAAATGAGACTTGTGAGACAGCTGATGATAGTGCAAATAAAGTAAATGGAGAACTAGATTCCACAGAAAATGTTACTAAAGAAAATGAGCAGATGGGCAGATAA
- the LOC123194660 gene encoding la protein 1-like: protein MASLDEETAKAVLRQVEFYFSDSNIPTDGFLRKKISESQDAMVSLALICSFKKMKDHLKLGNAKAGDIPEDKLNAVAETLRKSTSLKLSDDGKNVGRIAELPKVEEMKEQLDGRTIAASPLEYDVNREDVSTFFSQYAKVNSVRLPRHVADKRLFCGTALIEFSTEEDADNVLKKSLVYAGVDLELKPKKDFDEEQAKEVEEVEKFRPHMGSSLKNNSNPESNYPKGLIVAFTLKNAVTEDKKETHQSVDDSAKKVNGELDSSENATKENEQKADNEDEEKTSEGSTERGEEKEEKSAIAAYKDDMNVVMREDLKGIFKQFGTVKFIDFKIGAESGYIRFEEPEGAQKARAAAVLAKEGGLIVKNFIAILEPVTGEAEKEYWSLLRGNQERHRENKGGNHRGRGGKNNRGGKHPRFRENDSATGRPNKAQKVEVA from the exons ATGGCGTCCTTGGATGAAGAAACAGCTAAAGCTGTGCTCAGACAG GTCGAGTTTTACTTCAGCGATAGCAATATTCCTACGGATGGGTTTCTCAGAAAAAAGATTAGTGAAAGCCAGGATGCGA TGGTTAGTTTGGCGCTGATTTGTTCgttcaagaagatgaaagatCATTTAAAATTGGGCAATGCGAAGGCAGGAGACATACCAGAAGATAAATTGAATGCCGTGGCTGAAACTCTTAGAAAATCTACTTCTCTTAAACTTTCTGATGACG GGAAAAATGTTGGTCGTATTGCTGAATTACCGAAGGTAGAGGAGATGAAAGAGCAATTAGATGGAAGAACAATTGCAGCATCACCTTTAGAATATGATGTGAATCGGGAAGATGTGTCGACCTTTTTCTCTCAATATGCTAAG GTTAATAGCGTGAGGTTGCCTCGGCATGTAGCAGATAAAAGGTTGTTTTGTGGTACTGCTTTGATTGAGTTTTCAACAGAGGAAGATGCAGACAATGttttgaagaaaagcttggtttatGCAGGTGTTGATCTAGAACTGAAGCCAAA GAAAGACTTTGATGAAGAACAAGCCAAAGAGGTCGAGGAAGTTGAGAAATTTCGTCCGCATATGGGTTCAAGTCTCAAAAACAACTCAAATCCTGAATCAAA TTATCCGAAGGGCTTAATTGTTGCATTCACATTGAAGAATGCAGTAACTGAGGACAAAAAAGAGACTCACCAGTCAGTTGATGATAGTGCAAAGAAAGTAAATGGAGAACTAGATTCCTCAGAAAATGCTACTAAAGAAAATGAGCAGAAGGCAgataatgaagatgaagagaagaCATCTGAAGGTTCCACAGAaaggggagaagaaaaagaagaaaaatccgCAATTGCTGCCTATAAAGATGACATGAATGTCGTAATGCGTGAGGATTTGAAGggtattttcaaacaatttggCACTGTTAAG TTCATTGATTTCAAGATTGGAGCTGAATCTGGATATATTAGATTTGAAGAGCCTGAAGGAGCTCAAAAGGCTCGGGCAGCTGCAGTCCTAGCCAAAGAAGGTGGCCTGATTGTCAAGAATTTTATTGCCATTCTAGAACCAGTTACTG GTGAGGCTGAAAAGGAATATTGGAGCCTACTCCGAGGTAATCAAGAACGACACCGTGAAAATAAGGGTGGTAACCACCGAGGAAG GGGAGGAAAAAACAATAGAGGTGGTAAGCACCCTCgctttagagaaaatgattcTGCAACTGGTCGCCCGAATAAAGCTCAGAAAGTTGAAGTAGCATGA
- the LOC123194658 gene encoding transcription factor MYB3R-1, which produces MESKRIISTPSDGLSDGGQRMRSLHGRTSGPTRRSTKGQWTPEEDEILRKAVQRFKGKNWKKIAECFKERTDVQCLHRWQKVLNPELVKGPWSKEEDEIIIELVNKFGPKKWSTIAQHLPGRIGKQCRERWHNHLNPSINKEAWTQEEELALIRAHQIYGNKWAELTKFLPGRTDNAIKNHWNSSVKKKLESYLASGLLEQFQGLPLVGHQNQPVPSSSLGMQSSGDDSCPKGGTAAEEISECSQDSNVLGLSHSTGNAVMHTREQLLETEESNPPKDHSSSPASCSEQYYTSLEDVTFSIPEIPCEVGCSSKFLEQNFVHDAGTFAGDYQFNLQDLPNVSSLGWGHQSLGLPANCMDSHESHEMVNVPYQNSTELSVPSSIGNLAAGSDKAEHILITDDECCRILFTEAMKDGCFSLENSAQGLNMVESSLCRSLGIQISEAGRTSPSQAYCPSKPEVLGTSCSQSFLSAPMVLSTDNGAFVYVGESSELNCHTYGTQDQGFITSGYDAFVYTNESSNSSSDDGKDVLGQQEPSHLSKDSLKLVPVNSFSLRSDAMIAYSSEDAKPNTQTEQQDAGSLCYEPPRFPSLDIPFFSCDLIQSGSDTQQEYSPLGIRQLMMSSMSCITPFRLWDSPSLDDSPEAVLKSAAKTFTGTPSILKKRHRELLSPLSDRRNDKKLEIDMTSSLARDFSRLDVMFDEAGGIHRASLLSPLSNQKRNSGAFIDEKENLGHAFDGGQEKEKDLSAVSHDRTSEKDCLCSNSHANETKDSVDIDSKTNANAVATTKTEKQPAGVLVEHNVNDLLFSPDQTGLKAERSLATAARTPRNQYFKSFGANQGAAPEQSPAIACSPAISKNNNGGNSSGIKTVRPIPSLAPPGSTVLNAGSDVGIDNYNIFGETPFKRSIESPSAWKSPWFMNAFMPGPRIDTDITIEDIGYFLSPGERSYDAIGLMKQLSEHTAAAYADALEVLGNETSEKTVNEGNSKKSSLDEENNGVTHSEHKSDHLASTILVERRTLDFSECGTPGKGKENRKSSTATDFSSPSSYLLKGCR; this is translated from the exons ATGGAAAGTAAAAGGATAATATCTACTCCTTCAGATGGGCTTAGTGATGGTGGTCAGAGAATGCGATCTCTGCACGG gagGACTAGTGGCCCTACAAGGCGTTCCACAAAAGGGCAATGGACTCCTGAAGAG GATGAGATATTGCGGAAGGCTGTTCAGCGATTCAAGGGAAAGAATTGGAAGAAAATTG CGGAATGTTTCAAGGAGCGGACAGATGTACAATGCTTACATAGGTGGCAGAAAGTCTTGAATCCAGAGCTTGTTAAAGGTCCATGGTCTAAGGAG GAGgatgaaataataatagaatTGGTGAACAAGTTTGGACCAAAAAAGTGGTCCACGATTGCTCAGCATTTACCAGGTCGAATTGGAAAACAATGCAGGGAAAG GTGGCATAATCACCTTAACCCCTCCATAAACAAAGAGGCATGGACTCAAGAAGAAGAGTTGGCTTTGATTCGTGCACATCAGATTTATGGGAACAAATGGGCGGAGCTAACAAAGTTCTTGCCAGGaag GACAGACAATGCTATAAAAAATCACTGGAACAGCTCTGTGAAAAAGAAATTGGAGTCTTACTTGGCATCAGGATTATTAGAGCAGTTTCAGGGCCTGCCTCTTGTTGGGCATCAGAATCAACCTGTGCCCTCATCATCTTTGGGGATGCAGAGCAGTGGAGATGACAGTTGTCCTAAAGGTGGAACTGCAGCTGAGGAAATATCAGAATGCAGCCAAGATTCAAATGTTCTAGGTCTCTCTCATTCAACAGGTAATGCAGTTATGCATACAAGAGAGCAGCTCCTTGAAACTGAAGAGTCCAATCCACCCAAGGATCACAGCTCCAGCCCAGCATCTTGTTCAGAACAATATTACACATCTCTGGAAGATGTCACGTTTTCCATCCCTGAAATACCTTGTGAAGTGGGTTGCTCTTCTAAGTTCCTTGAGCAAAATTTTGTGCATGATGCTGGGACTTTTGCTGGGGATTACCAGTTCAATTTACAGGATTTACCTAATGTGTCTTCCCTGGGCTGGGGGCATCAATCATTGGGGTTGCCAGCTAATTGTATGGATTCTCATGAAAGTCATGAAATGGTCAATGTTCCATATCAAAATTCCACGGAATTGAGTGTTCCTAGCTCTATAGGAAATCTAGCTGCAGGTTCTGATAAAGCAGAGCACATCTTGATAACAGATGATGAATGTTGCAGGATCTTGTTCACAGAGGCAATGAAAGATGGATGTTTTTCCTTGGAAAATTCTGCACAAGGACTGAATATGGTTGAATCTTCACTTTGCCGCTCTCTGGGCATTCAGATTTCTGAAGCTGGCAGAACCTCACCTTCCCAAGCTTATTGTCCTTCAAAGCCTGAAGTATTAGGGACTTCATGTAGTCAATCTTTTCTATCTGCTCCAATGGTACTTTCAACTGACAATGGTGCATTTGTATATGTTGGTGAATCTAGTGAGTTGAATTGCCACACCTATGGAACCCAAGATCAAGGTTTCATTACAAGTGGGTATGATGCCTTTGTCTATACCAATGAATCTTCCAATTCCTCTTCTGATGATGGTAAGGATGTTTTAGGCCAGCAAGAGCCATCACATCTTTCAAAGGATTCTTTGAAACTAGTTCCTGTAAATAGTTTCAGTTTGAGATCAGATGCCATGATAGCTTATTCTTCAGAGGATGCCAAACCCAACACACAAACAGAACAGCAGGATGCAGGATCCCTATGTTATGAACCTCCTCGTTTTCCAAGTTTGGATATTCCTTTTTTCAGTTGTGATCTTATACAATCTGGTAGTGATACACAGCAAGAATACAGTCCGCTTGGCATACGTCAGCTAATGATGTCATCAATGAGCTGCATTACTCCATTTAGATTATGGGATTCTCCATCTCTGGATGACAGCCCTGAAGCTGTGCTGAAAAGTGCTGCTAAAACTTTTACAGGAACACCATCCATATTGAAGAAACGACACCGGGAGTTGTTGTCACCTTTGTCAGATAGAAGGAACGATAAAAAGCTTGAAATTGACATGACTTCCAGTTTGGCCCGGGATTTTTCTCGTCTAGATGTCATGTTTGATGAGGCTGGTGGGATCCACAGAGCATCTTTGCTGTCTCCATTGTCAAACCAAAAGAGGAACTCTGGAGCTTTCATTGACGAGAAGGAAAATTTGGGTCATGCTTTTGATGGTGgacaagaaaaggaaaaagatctgTCTGCAGTCTCACATGACAGAACTTCTGAGAAAGATTGTCTTTGCAGTAATTCCCATGCCAATGAAACGAAAGATTCTGTTGATATTGATTCTAAGACCAATGCTAATGCTGTTGCCACTACCAAAACt GAGAAGCAACCTGCAGGAGTCCTTGTTGAACATAATGTGAATGATCTGCTATTTTCTCCTGATCAAACTGGTTTAAAAGCTGAAAGATCACTGGCCACTGCTGCTCGAACACCAAGAAATCAGTATTTTAAAAGCTTTGGAGCTAATCAAGGTGCTGCACCCGAACAATCACCTGCAATTGCATGCTCTCCagcaatttcaaaaaataacaatgGGGGTAATTCTAGCGGAATTAAGACAGTAAGACCCATTCCTTCATTGGCACCACCAGGAAGTACGGTTCTTAATGCTGGGAGTGATGTTGGCATCGATAACTATAACAT TTTTGGTGAAACTCCATTCAAGAGAAGTATAGAATCCCCTTCAGCATGGAAGTCCCCTTGGTTTATGAACGCTTTCATGCCTGGTCCAAGGATTGACACTGATATAACAATTGAG GATATTGGTTATTTTCTGAGCCCAGGAGAAAGAAGCTATGATGCCATTGGATTGATGAAACAGTTGAGCGAGCACACTGCTGCTGCATATGCTGATGCCTTGGAGGTCTTGGGAAATGAAACTTCTGAGAAAACAGTGAACGAAGGAAACAGTAAAAAATCAAGTTTGGATGAAGAGAACAATGGTGTCACGCATAGTGAGCACAAGAGCGACCATTTGGCTTCAACTATTTTG GTGGAGCGGCGTACCCTTGACTTCAGTGAATGTGGAACACCTGGGAAAGGAAAAGAGAATAGGAAATCCTCAACTGCCACAGATTTCTCAAGCCCCTCCTCATATCTATTGAAAGGTTGCAGGTAG